One genomic window of Gossypium hirsutum isolate 1008001.06 chromosome D11, Gossypium_hirsutum_v2.1, whole genome shotgun sequence includes the following:
- the LOC107913616 gene encoding beta-glucuronosyltransferase GlcAT14B: MGIKVFMVSFMFTTILLSVLYLPTKLSIPITRFNPMATLNIVHPSNRTYPVTFAYLISASKGDIIKLKRTLHALYHPGNQYLIHLDYEAPASEHKQIAEFVSNHPVFSLVGNVYIVGKPNLVTYRGPTMLATTLHAMSMLLRCCKWDWFINLSASDYPLVTQDDLIHAFSGLPKDLNFIQHSSQLGWKLNKRGKPIIIDPGLYSRNKSEIWWVIKQRTLPTAFKLYTGSAWTVISRSFAEYSIVGWDNLPRTLLLYYTNFVSSPEGYFQTLICNSVDYKNTTVNHDLHYITWDTPPKQHPRSLGLKDYRRMVQSSRPFARKFKRNDPVLDKIDRELLKRRHGKFTYGGWCAENEKKQRACSSLQGENYGVLKPGAGSRRLKSLLTKIASARSFSKRQCRP, encoded by the exons ATGGGGATCAAAGTTTTCATGGTTTCCTTCATGTTTACCACTATTCTGTTGTCTGTTTTGTACCTCCCCACTAAACTAAGCATCCCCATTACAAGGTTCAATCCTATGGCAACCTTAAACATTGTACACCCATCCAACAGGACATACCCAGTTACGTTTGCCTACTTAATCTCAGCATCCAAAGGGGATATAATCAAGCTAAAACGTACCCTACATGCTCTGTATCACCCTGGAAATCAGTATCTGATCCATCTGGATTACGAGGCGCCTGCCTCGGAGCACAAGCAAATTGCAGAGTTTGTATCCAATCACCCAGTCTTTAGCTTGGTTGGTAATGTTTATATTGTTGGGAAACCCAACTTGGTTACTTATAGAGGTCCAACTATGCTTGCTACTACTCTTCATGCTATGTCAATGCTTTTGAGATGCTGCAAATGGGATTGGTTTATTAACCTCAGTGCTTCCGATTATCCTTTAGTAACTCAAGATG ATCTGATTCATGCCTTTTCTGGTTTGCCAAAAGATCTCAATTTCATTCAACATAGCAGTCAGCTGGGCTGGAAACT GAATAAGAGAGGGAAACCCATAATAATAGATCCGGGGCTTTACAGCAGGAACAAGTCAGAAATCTGGTGGGTTATCAAACAAAGGACACTACCAACGGCTTTCAAGCTTTATACAG GTTCAGCTTGGACTGTGATCTCAAGATCCTTTGCTGAGTACTCCATTGTTGGGTGGGACAACCTTCCTAGGACTTTGTTGCTTTACTATACCAACTTTGTGTCTTCTCCAGAAGGTTACTTTCAGACATTGATATGCAACTCAGTAGACTACAAAAACACAACAGTGAACCATGACCTTCATTACATCACATGGGACACGCCTCCAAAACAGCACCCAAGGTCCCTAGGACTCAAAGATTATAGAAGAATGGTTCAGAGCAGCCGCCCATTTGCCAGAAAATTCAAGAGAAATGACCCAGTTCTTGACAAAATCGACAGGGAGCTTCTCAAGAGGAGGCATGGAAAGTTTACATATGGGGGTTGGTGTGCTGAAAATGAGAAGAAACAAAGGGCATGCTCTAGTTTACAGGGTGAGAATTATGGTGTTTTAAAACCTGGAGCTGGCTCTAGGAGGTTAAAATCTTTGTTGACTAAAATTGCTTCAGCAAGGAGTTTCAGTAAGAGGCAGTGTAGACCATag